Below is a window of Apodemus sylvaticus chromosome 5, mApoSyl1.1, whole genome shotgun sequence DNA.
tctggggattgaacccatggTTTTGCACTTGCTACAGAAGGACACTATATCTTTTCACTCCAGAACCTTTCAATTGTGTGTTTGTTACTGGCaccactggggattgaacccacatCCTCATACATACTTAGTATGTGCTCTACCACCGACCTATACCTCCGGGTGCCCAACACCTTTTGTATCTAGAACCTCATGACACCTGAGCCTGGGGCATGTGAGAGGTGCTAAGAACACAGTAGGTTAGAAGTAGACTCCTGTGGAATTCATGAAAAGCTTGAGCTTCTGTAAGCTCCTAGCAAGGACAGTCCCGGACTCATTCCAAGTAAGCATGAAAATCACCTAGGGAATTGTGTCTTGTACTCAGCAAGCTCAACTTAATCAGAAGACTCTTCCATGGTGGATTTCTATCTGTCTAGAACTTAGTAATGAGTGTAGGAACAATGCTTCCTCCACTCACAGAAGTCCTGGCTCCTGTCCCAACTTGTGTAcctcaaagatccaacaatgtCTGTCTTCAACTACTTGGCTCAGTCTCTGGCAATTCCTTTCACTCCTCTGCATAtcctctgcttctttccttcctgctctgCACAGGAGCTGATCAAAAAAGAGACTTCAACCCAAAGAGGCCTgctacactgtgtgtgtgtggaggagggaTCAGCCTCCCTGGATGCTCCCGTGAGATGTTTCCTGTGAGATCCAGTGAGGTGTTTCCTTTTGACAGAATTCCTCTTTGACACAATTCTAAACTTGTCTCTGTCAAGCCATTCTTGTTAGTGACACCAGGATGCTCTGTGCTTTACCCACATGGCCTTCAGGCCTCACTATTCTAATCTCTTCAAAGCCAAGCTATGATCTCTGTCTTTCCATTCCTGGGAATGAGGATGGGGatgatggtgggtggatggatggatgcatggattcATGATGTGGATAGAGCCAAGTGACTTAAGATGTTGGTCTTTCAAGATATCACTTCTCCTTCTCCATTCCCAGTATAGACACACACCACATTCCCTTATTCTGGGCTCCTAAAGGTTTTATCTTGGCTGCCAAGGAAAGTATTAGACAACAACTACAGCTGACTCCCAGAGAACCCAGCGGAGAGCCAGCTGTGGCTGCACACACACGTGGGCTATAcaagtgtctctctttgtcttctgCAGCTCTTGTCTGTATTGAAGGCCTTTCAGCCAGTATCCAGGTCAGGGATGTGGATCCTGGCCAGAATCCTGTGGATCCTGGCAGTGCTGAGGCTGCAGAAGATGGTCCCTCCAGGATTATTTTGAAGGCCTGCTGAGTCTCCGAAGTCTCTTGAGTTGACTGAGTAGCTCAGAGATAAAAGGCTGAGGGGGAGAGAACACTGAGATCAAGGCAGGAAATCACAGCCACTATGCTGCCCCCCTTAATCTGTCTCCCACTGTCCCCAGAGCAAGAAACGGAAGGAATGGTCAAGGGCCGAGCATTCCTCTCAAAGGCTCCTTTCTATTTGTCTGTAGTCTCCCGCTAAGGCTTCCTCCTAATGCAGTAGCAGAAGTGCCTTACCTCACTGTTGCCTGGGCAGTCTTGGAGAATGGCCTGAGTAAGAGAGAGCAAGCTGAAGTGAGCCATGTCCTTCCCCACAAACCCCCACTGGTCTCCCAAGAACCCTCCCTAGGCTCCAAGCCCAGCTTCCCATCCTACCTCCAGCTGAGTCCTCTGCTCTTCTGTGGACAATTCCATGAGAGCTTCCAGATCAATCTCAGGCTCAGAAGGATCTTCTTGACCCTAGTTGACAGTAACAGGCATCTGAGCTGGTGCTAGAACGGCAGTTACTGACAGGACTCACCCATCTCTACCTTCATCTGCTGATCTTCATATTGATCCCCCTCCTCAGCTAACTCACAAGGACCATTGATTTTTCCTATTGATAAGGTTTTACTAGGCACCTACCATTTCTATGCAGAAGTGTTAAGAGTTACACCTAAAGAGGTCTTCACATGTGCCTGTACTCTCAGTGCTTGGGCACTGAGACAGAGGACCATGACTTTCAGACCAACCTAGACTCCATAGTGGGAAAATGCCTTGTGGAGACagttcagcagataagagcactagctgcttttccagagaacctgaattAGATTTGATTAGAtttaatctctgtgagttagaagcCATCTTGGTGTAATAGCAAGCTCTGTGACAGCCAGGATGACCtagagaggctctgtctcaaaacaaaacaagaaaagtcaCAATCACAGGGCctggagaagatggctcagcagtagagtactgtctgctcttccagaggagttgagcttggttcccagcaccatgtccTTACACCTCcataactgcagctccaggggaatcaGACCCCTGGCCTCCATTTGGTCCATGCACTCACAGGCCCATGTCCATGCACCCACACTTGATGGTGTAACATTTTATAAAGGGCAAAATACATTCACTCactgtatttattttgttcacTGTCAAAGGGCACATTTCTTCCATGTTAGTCTATATTCAATAAAGGTGACTTTGTAaactatgaataaataaataaaacagaacaaataatgtagcaaaaagaaaagaaccctcatcttccttccttctccttctactgttagcattttttaaaaatcactattgCCTGAGTCAGCCCCTTTTCCTGAAGCTCCAGACTTCTTCCTGCCCTTTTTTCATGTATAGTGGACTTTATTCAAAGTTCATGGACTTTATATGTGTTTGTCAAGAGAGGGCAGCTGGGCAGTCGTTgtatagcactcaggaggcagaaacaggcagatctctgtgagtccaaggccagccacAATAAACAGATAGATATATAAACTAACAGGTAGATCAATAAATGAAGGCCAGTTGTATATCAGAGATGAAGATGAGTCttacaagacagacagacaatctgATCCTGCCCTTGAAAAGCCTACAGACAACTGACAGAGCGGTTAAAATAGATGATGGCAGACTGATGCCTTGATGAGAGAGCACAGGAGCCCGTGGGAAGGACAGCTCACACATGACCACAGGAGTTACATGGGAAGGACAGCTCACACATGACCACAGGAGCCCGTGGGAAGGACAGCTCACACATGACCACAGGAGCCCGTGGGAAGGACAGCTCACACATGACCACAGAAGTTACATAGGAAGGACAGCTCACACATGACCACAGGAGCCCGTGGGAAGGACAACTCACACATGACCACAGGAGCCCGTGGGAAGGACAGCTCACACATGACCACAGGAGTTACATGGGAAGGACAGCTCACACATGACCACAGGAGCCCGTGGGAAGGACAGCTCACACATGACCACAGGAGCATGACCACAGGAGCCTGTGGGAACAAAAGCTCACCAACCTTGGAAATCAGGAGTATAGGAAGTAACCAGATACTAGATAGTTCtgtcagtagagtgcttgccaagCATGCACAAAGCTTTGGATTCAGGCCTCAGGACCAACATAAACCCAGaatacacttgtaatcccagcacttgggagagagacaTAAGATCACACTTGGCTACTAAACGTGAGATGATACCCTGTcccataaatagataaatagatagatagatagataaataaatcaataaataaataaataaataaataaatgtgggaATTTCTAGTTTCATTGGAGATCCAGTTGTGTCAtgtaatgtttttctggaaactgtgtTATGGGAGAAtgctttgctgagaacagacacttgGTGTTTTTCTGAAACCTGTCTGGTGGAAggtcatgtgatattttgctggaGTGGATGTTTGAAAGGACACATGGTATTTGGAAAAAGTTtaacccaacagacagtagatgatgctctggcattggttcaccttgctttcttcactgatcttcacttgtcATGACTtcaaagagagaaacacaccaagaacttctggttgtctctggctgcttcttgccacttcagcggagccttgtggtttcttctggattctgATTCCTGTTGAtgttttgctagtggactggactgctaACAACAAAGActggaattgccccaaagaactgcTCTAACCAGGTCTATGTCCCACTTGTCCTAAGccatctttctcccctacctttggttgGTGGGCTATAAGGGAGATTGAAGGGTTTAAGAACCCTtaataaagtaggttttgaaaaatataagcctacaataagtaaacaaacaaacagacaaaccacCAAATCCTGATGCTTAGGGTCAGGAGTGAGTGACAAGCACTAGATTATTCTCAGAATGTAGTTGCTAACTAGAAAACCACACAAAATATACAGTCAGGTGTGAGAGCACACAATTggtctcagcacttggaaaggtGAGACAGAAGAATTGGTGAAAGCtttaagctagcctgggctacataacaacaggacagccagggttacaaacacacacacacacactcacactcaaacCATGGTCAGTcttggcagcacacacctttgaccccagcattcagaaagcagagccaGGCTGATCTCTCTGGATTCAAGTCCAGCCTattctacataatgaattctaggttagccaaagctacacagaccTTATCTGTGGGGAagggctcagcagataaaggcacttgccgcAGGCTGATTACTTCGGTTTGATCCCCAGATCCCACAGTGGGAGGAGAAAACGAATTCTCTGAAAGTTTTCCTTTGATCTCTACACGTGCATAataacacatgtgtgcacacactcagacacaaatcacacacacaatatgaacacacacaataataaatttcagaaaaagaaaaatagctggtgtggtggaacatgccagtaatctcagcactcaagagtcaAGGTAGGAAGatcaaagttcaaggtcatcttaggCTACATAGAaggtttgagactagcctgggctacaagagactgtTTCAAATAATACAAAaggtgggaggctggagagataacatCTAAAGTGCTTGCTACTtatgcatgaggacctgaggctGATCCTTAGCCCACATCAAAGGATGGCCTGTGTCAAGTGCCTGGAGTCTCTGAAGCAAGGCAGAGCAATCCTTGGGtgccagggagagaccctgtctccgaCATACAAAGTGTGGACAGGGCCAGAAAGATGTCAGTGGCTAGGGGcaccagcacccatatcaggcagctaACGAGCTCCTGTAAATCCAGGATCTGTCACTCAACACAGACACTGCATGCCTGCAGTACATAAATATGAATGGAGGTAAAATGATCCTACACGTAAAATAGGAACAAATGTAATAATAACAAAAcccagatagacagatagatggattaaatggatggaacttagtGGTAAAGGTCTTGTTTTGCCTCCTATAAATGAGATCCTGAGTTTAACCTTCAGTGCATTCCACAGTAATaacatcaacaacaataataataaattaataaaacctaaaaaatgatttgttgtggtggcacatgcctataatctcagcacttggaagcagacacaggaacatTGCTgaaagttggaggccagcctgaattctaggccaaccagggctacacagcaagactgtctcaaacaccaaaaacaaaataaaaggcatGGAAAGCCTTGAGAAGCgatcatattttaaataaaagctttACCTGATGGAATTAACAGCATATTTAATTCTGCAGAAAAATGGTTAGTGAAGCATCCCAGGGTGTGGCCACAGAATGGGAGGTAGAATAGACCCTTGGCCTGTCCATCGTCCATCATCTAACACTTTTGGATCAGACTTTCAGGGGCAGGGGAAGAGCCAGGGCAGGGGATACCTGCCTGCGATGCCAGCTATTCTGAAGTTTTGATTTCAAGGCTATTTTAGGCTATACagcaagatcctttctcaaagCTAAATAAATCATTATAAAGATTaggattgggctggagagatggctcagcggttaagagcactgactgctcttccaaaggtcctgagttcaaatcccagcaaccacatggtggctcacaaccatctgtaaggagatctgacgctTGGTGtaacttacatataaataaatacataaatcttaaaaaaaaaaaaaagattaggatTTGGGGGCCATTGAGGTGGCTGAGTGGGTGGAGATGTTTGCTGCACAaacttgacaacctgagttcgatccctggtacctacataaaaatggaaggagaaagccagctTCACCAAGTTCTCTCCTCTACACTGTTTCAGGAACCCCACATATATCgatcatgtgcatacacatatatacatttttttaaagtttatgtttgcttttataaaaaaGACTCCTGACCCCAAAACCATTAGTATCCCATTTATGTATTCAATATATGTTGAATATGTTGATAACAGGATTATATCACAGtcccaatattttttctttcaatccCTTCATCCCTAGCGCCAAGGTCTTGCACATGCCAAGCACATGCTCTATCACCGAGCTCCAACCTCAGCCCCTTACATATGTTTTGAATTCCCAGAGAATAATAGCTCTGAAATGGAAActtatggtttctttggaaagttagttgtgTCTGATGGTGTTTCACTGGGGCagacacatgaaggagtgttttcctgaagcagacacaggtgagatgTTCTGtgaaagcagacacatgaaggaacattttgctgaagcagacatagcAAAAGgttgttttgctaaagcaaacatgtaaaaggacacatgatgttaaGAAGGACTCAACAGACAGTAGATGATGCTAGAGGGTATTGGTACACCTTGCCATTCCTTAATGGTCATCCTTTatcatgacttcatagaaagaaaaaatgcaccaaaaaccttctggtggtgttctggcgGGTTCTTACAGCTTCATCAGACTTGGGcagattggcagagtgatgtcaactGAATCAGACTCACATGGAGTCTAACTCAAGCAACTTTGCTAACTCACAAGGCAAGACCTATGTGAAggtgtgatgtttggagggagtataaatcgGACCCAGTGGACAGTGATGGgggcttgcatagctagctttgcaatgtATCATTGGTCTCACgccttcactgatcttcacttcactgAGAGAAGCACGGCAGAAAACGTCTCCTGGCACCCCTGCTGGTCCTGCTCACTCCTGCTGACTAGTGCCAATttggcagaggcctggctgtttctgctggatcatgcaaCCGCTGCTGATTCACATTTGCTATCCCGACAGtcctgaactggactgctggtgtatatCCTGACAACCCAGGTTGGATTTGCTccaaaaaactatttctaaacacttctcccatatcctaataactgttcttttccactacctcttaTGGGTAGTAGGCCagaagagaggttaaagcatctaagaacccttattaaaagtaggctttaaagaaattgaagacaacACAACCCCACTGAGATGAACAAGTGTGGTAAGCTTGTGATACCGTTACCTGTAGCAGCTTTCTGCCAGTCGGTCCATGATTTGAACCCCTTTCTCATCTCAGTCTACACCCAGACCATGAGACTAGTAATGGACACCAGCCCAGATGAGCTAACCGTATGCTTCACTGACAATACTTGgggtgttgttattgttgctgttgtttgagacagagtctcactatatagaaaatgctgatctcaaactcaaaaatctatctgcctgtgtctgcttcttgattgctgagattaaaggcgtgtaccaccatgtccaacaatactttttaaaaaacgaTTATTACCATTATCGTGTGATGAGGAAGTGCCGtggtcagaggtcaacactgtGGAGCTGGTTTTCTCCATCCACCTTTACATGGGTGcaagggatcaaactcaggttatcaggcttgtgTGCAATTGCCTtgacctgctgagtcatctcagtGGCCCCAGCAATGCTTTCAATTTACTTATGTATTCTGTGCTATATTCCCaattcttttgtatatttttttccaagattgggtctcactaaattgcccaagctagctgcaatgctcctgcctcagcctcctcagtagcTGAgtttacaggcctgtgccaccaggtTTAACATCcgcaacattttaaaaagttaaaaatgtagtaggttgttgttttaaaatgtcaCTGCCTCAACAGGAGTGTGTTCCACCTGTCACCAGGAAAATCCAGAATCATGGAATTATAGAAAGTTCATGCTTGGTCCACCACGGTGTCCCCTGCTGATATGTACATTAGCTTTAATGCAGCACTTAGCAAGCTCTCGGTAAATTTCAGGGCACTGACAAATCCTTTCAGGGGCCTGATGTGAAGAGGTTAAAAGGGGTGTGGGGTGGGCATAAAAGTAGTGTATGGAGCCCTATTAACAAGAGGTCTCCTTAAATGTACAGCTGATTAAGTCAAATCCTCAGGCTACTTCTAGAGAACATAAGTCCGAGGGCCCCCAGATTGTGTGTATCCCCAGATTTAGTTTCTCACAGACCTCAGGCCAGGCTACACACCCATGGGGACAGTGATCCTCTGAGGAAGGAAGGTTGAGTGTCATTAAACAAGAAGCACATCCCTGTAACCATTCCCAATGGTATAGCAGGCCACAGGTGGGCAGGACAGGCCATGGAGGGGCACTGGGAAAAGAGAACAGAAGCTCAGAGTCTCTGTGACCTCTGTCTAGATGCCCAGCCACCTGGACTTTCCTGGGCACTTAGTTGCTTCCTGCTGGCACCTTTGGacagttgccatggaaacaaCAGGGCAGGTGTTTTATGCCAGTCATTGCCTGGGAGCAGTCCTCCCACATGCCTTGTTTCCCACTATTATGGGCACATTACAATACagtctccctcctccatccttgCCTTGTAAAGCGAGTCCCTTTGGCTGCTGCCTTCCTTGGTTGCTTGGTAGGACTTGCCCTGAGATGTCTGAAATATGAGACTTTTTGTTCAAGGGCACATGAAATGCTTTGAAACCAAAACCTAGCTGTAGGGAGGAGCTGGAAGTAGTAAAGTGGGGGTGGCTGGCAGTGCCCTGAAAAACTAGAGTAGATAGGGATCAAGAAGGCTTACCTCTCTAGCTCCCAACACTGAAGCATCTCTCTCCCCTCCACAAGCAGGCTGAGGATGCTTCAGCAGACCAGCCCTGTGTACTAGGCAGGCACAGGACATAGTGAGCTGCAGCACTGACCAGGCCCTTTCTACTCACATAGTAGGACAGCTGACAAGCCTCACTTGCAAGAATCACAGACCTGAACACAGGACCCAAAAAAgcaaagaagggggagggaggaggaaggaaggaaggaaggaaggaagaaaggaaggaaggaaggaaggaaggaaggaaggaaggaaggaaggagggaaggagggaaagagggaaggaaggaaggagggaaggagggagggaaggagggaaggaaggagggaaggagggaaggaaggaaggagggaaggaaggagggaaggaaggagggaaggagggaaggaaggagggaaggagggaaggaaggaaggaagaaaggagggcaGAAGAAGACAGTCATGTTAACAAACACTCTTGTGAACAATGAGAACTCCTGGTCTTGTGGGTTAGTCTCTGGAAACCAACCATTGGGCTGGTACCCACACAATAGTAGATTAAATTCCCATTGGCTGGCTGCTCAAATAAGTACCCAAACTTTCTAGCCAGGGGCCAAACTATAGTCCTAGTCCATGGCTCCCTAGCTGCATGACTTTGAGCAAGTCACTACTATTCCAGTAGTCTTGAATTAActaagtagctgaggatgactgaaCTTCTAAGCCCCCATCTTCTACCTCCTGTAAGACTGTGCCGCcatgggccggagagatggctctgcagttaagagcactgactgtttttccaaaagtctgagttcaaatcccagcacctacatggtggctcacaaccatccttaatgaggtctgacaccctcttctggtgtgtctgaatacagctacagtgtacttacatataataaatgaatctttaaaaaacagatgTAAAAACATAAGAATGTGCCGCCATGAACCATGTATGTTATGCCAGTGCTGAGTATCAGAGCCCAGGCTTCATCCAATCACTCACTGAGCTGCAGCCATAAGTCTCAACTCTCAGCTGTGAGGCAACAGCTACTTAATggaattggggggtgggggggaggttaAATCAAATAATGCATGTCCAGGCTTGCATTGTGACTAAGACATGGTCAAGAGGTCAaaaccttattcttttttttgggggggtttttttttttggatttgtttttttttaagacagggtttctctgtatagccctggctgtcctggaactcagaaatccgcctgcctctgccttccagagtgctgggattacaagcgtgcgccaccactgcctggctcaaaacCCTATTCTTGATGAAGCAGTTGCTACTGCTCTGGGATCAGAGTCTAAGTAAGAGACTACTTACTACTTGCCCCATGATCAGGGACAAGACCCATCCTTCCCCGGGTTGAGTCCAAGCCTGTGGAGGTCATGGTGTCAGTGTTCTCACTATCTAGCTCTGCATTGCCCATCCTGAGATAGTGGGGCCAGTCCACATCTGTGCTGATGATATGGTACACAAGTCAGTCAGCACTTTAACCATTCCTATGTGACTTGGGATCTTAATCTTGGATTTCATCTCAGCTTAATTCATTTAAAACTAAAAGCCACGGTACTGATAGGGACAGTACTGGACAATGTGGCtttatgcatgaatgtatgtggaaGAAACATAAAGCAACAAAGTCTGGCCAAGCATTTACTCTTCAACTGTCATGTAAATCTTAGCAAAGAGATACCCCAGGCATGGATAGCCCCATTAGATAGGTCAGAAACCGAGACTAGGAAATTTCCATAAATAAAACCAGGCCTTTTCCGTAGCACAAAGCGGTTAAAGAGATGGTTGAGATTTTCTTTCCATCTGAAGCATGCTCCATTTCACATCAGCCCTCCAGCTCCTCGGAAGCTCTCTGACCCTCAGGACCCAAGCCCGGATCCAGTCTCCAGCAGCCTCGCAGGCTACCCACCTGGAAGAGCTCCTGAACCTGAGCATCTACCCACTGCTCCATCTCCAGCCAGCGCTGCAGATGACCCCGGTCATACTTCACCGTCAGCCGGCTGGGTCTCCGGGACCTGGGCAACTTAGAAATGTCCAAGTGAGTCTTTGACTCTGAGTCTGTGGACGAtgccctccttctcttctcagaAGAAGCCCAGTGGACCTTCTTGTCTGAGTTGTCTGTGCCAGGGCTGGGAGATGTACAGGAAGCAGGGCTTGAAGACAGCATGGAAAGATCGGACCGTGCAAGGAACTGGAGGAGACTGCCTGTCTAGGCGAGAGCATAGAGGAAAATGAGGAGacagagaatggagggagaggcccacaaggaagaaaggaggtgggaagagggcCAAGGCTCTTGGGAGGGGCAGGGGTCAAAGATCAATAGGCCTTTAGTTAGTGCTGGGAATGAGTCTCCTAGTTTCTCTTGGCCAGCCAGCGGCATTCAGCGCCCTAGCCCAGCCTCCATTCTGCAGCTGAGGAGCCCACAGTAACATAAACCTCAAACAAGCAAAGGTCAAGAGGCTAGCAGGCcttgagaagaggaaggaaggagtctTTGAGTGCTGAGGGTGTGGGGCTCCCACCTGTCTTCAATGGATAGCTCCAGAAGGTGACGAGACTCAGTCACCTGAAGCCCCTCAGCATCCTATCTCCTAGGAACTAGGCAGGCTAAAGCAGGCCTGAGCAGCTGTGGTCGGATAATTCTGGTTCCTGCAGGAGTAAG
It encodes the following:
- the Ppp1r14d gene encoding protein phosphatase 1 regulatory subunit 14D isoform X2 is translated as MLSSSPASCTSPSPGTDNSDKKVHWASSEKRRRASSTDSESKTHLDISKLPRSRRPSRLTVKYDRGHLQRWLEMEQWVDAQVQELFQGQEDPSEPEIDLEALMELSTEEQRTQLEAILQDCPGNSEPFISELLSQLKRLRRLSRPSK
- the Ppp1r14d gene encoding protein phosphatase 1 regulatory subunit 14D isoform X1 codes for the protein MLSSSPASCTSPSPGTDNSDKKVHWASSEKRRRASSTDSESKTHLDISKLPRSRRPSRLTVKYDRGHLQRWLEMEQWVDAQVQELFQTSQGKSYQATKEGSSQRDSLTRVKKILLSLRLIWKLSWNCPQKSRGLSWRPFSKTAQATVSLLSLSYSVNSRDFGDSAGLQNNPGGTIFCSLSTARIHRILARIHIPDLDTG